One region of Pseudomonas alvandae genomic DNA includes:
- the dapF gene encoding diaminopimelate epimerase: MLLRFTKMHGLGNDFMVLDLVSQHAHILPKHAKQWGDRHTGIGFDQLLIVEAPNNPDVDFRYRIFNADGSEVEQCGNGARCFARFVLDKRLTAKRQIRVETKSGIIELDVRSDGQIGVNMGAPRLVPADIPFQAEAQALNYTVDVDGTPVELAAVSMGNPHAVLRVDDINSAPVHALGPKIENHPRFPARVNVGFLQVIDRHRAQLRVWERGAGETQACGTGACAAAVAAISQGWMDSPLLIDLPGGRLSIEWAGPGEPVMMTGPAVRVYEGQVRL; encoded by the coding sequence ATGCTGCTGCGTTTTACCAAGATGCACGGCCTGGGCAATGACTTCATGGTCCTCGACCTGGTCAGCCAGCACGCGCACATCCTGCCCAAGCACGCCAAGCAATGGGGTGATCGGCACACCGGTATCGGTTTCGACCAGTTGCTGATCGTCGAGGCGCCCAACAACCCGGACGTGGATTTCCGCTACCGGATCTTCAACGCCGACGGTTCGGAAGTGGAACAGTGCGGTAACGGCGCGCGCTGCTTCGCCCGCTTCGTGCTGGACAAGCGCCTGACCGCCAAGCGGCAGATTCGCGTCGAGACCAAGAGCGGCATCATCGAACTCGATGTGCGCAGCGACGGCCAGATCGGCGTCAACATGGGTGCTCCACGCCTGGTGCCGGCGGACATTCCGTTCCAGGCAGAGGCCCAGGCCCTGAACTACACCGTTGATGTCGACGGCACGCCAGTGGAACTGGCGGCGGTGTCCATGGGCAATCCCCATGCGGTGCTGCGCGTGGACGACATCAACAGCGCACCGGTACACGCACTGGGGCCGAAGATCGAAAACCACCCGCGCTTTCCGGCGCGGGTAAACGTGGGTTTCCTGCAGGTCATCGACCGCCACCGCGCCCAACTGCGCGTCTGGGAACGCGGCGCCGGGGAAACCCAGGCCTGCGGCACCGGCGCCTGCGCTGCGGCCGTCGCTGCGATCAGCCAAGGGTGGATGGATTCGCCCCTGTTGATCGACCTGCCCGGCGGGCGCCTGTCCATCGAGTGGGCAGGCCCTGGCGAACCGGTCATGATGACCGGCCCGGCCGTACGCGTATACGAAGGACAAGTTCGTCTTTGA
- a CDS encoding HAD family hydrolase yields MTIELITFDLDDTLWDTAPVIASAEAVLRQWLTDNAPDLGDFPVERLWAIRAQVLSEEPNLKHRISALRRRVLFRALQDAGYDQWRASELADQGFEAFLHARHQLEVFPDVEPTLEILANQFALGVVTNGNADVRRLGLADYFKFALCAEDIGVAKPDARLFHEALQRGGATAQTAVHIGDHPGDDIAGAQQAGLRAVWFNPTGKAWDADHAPDAEIRSLTELPGLLAAWHSQR; encoded by the coding sequence ATGACCATCGAGCTCATCACTTTCGACCTGGACGACACGCTGTGGGACACCGCGCCGGTGATCGCCAGCGCCGAAGCCGTCCTACGCCAATGGCTGACCGACAACGCGCCTGACCTGGGCGATTTCCCGGTGGAGCGCCTGTGGGCGATCCGCGCGCAAGTGCTCAGCGAAGAACCGAACCTCAAGCACCGCATTAGTGCACTGCGCCGACGCGTGCTGTTCCGGGCGCTGCAAGACGCCGGTTATGACCAGTGGCGAGCCTCGGAGTTGGCAGACCAGGGATTCGAGGCATTCCTCCATGCCCGGCATCAACTGGAGGTCTTTCCCGACGTCGAGCCGACCCTGGAAATCCTCGCCAACCAGTTCGCCCTTGGCGTCGTCACCAACGGCAATGCCGATGTGCGTCGCCTCGGACTGGCCGACTACTTCAAGTTTGCCTTGTGCGCCGAAGACATCGGCGTCGCCAAGCCTGACGCCCGGCTGTTCCACGAAGCCTTGCAACGCGGCGGTGCAACGGCGCAAACCGCCGTGCACATCGGCGATCACCCGGGCGACGATATCGCCGGCGCCCAACAGGCCGGCCTGCGCGCGGTGTGGTTCAACCCGACGGGCAAGGCCTGGGACGCCGATCACGCCCCCGACGCAGAGATCCGCAGCCTGACCGAACTGCCGGGGTTGTTGGCAGCGTGGCATAGCCAGCGCTGA
- the sutA gene encoding transcriptional regulator SutA, with protein MSDDDLENDDLEVGDEDEAEEGLEAAAEDVADDDGADVPVPTAKGKAKAAVSVDELPSVEAKNKERDALAKAMEEFLARGGKVQEVEANVVADPPKKPDNKYGSRPI; from the coding sequence ATGAGCGACGATGATCTGGAAAACGACGACCTCGAAGTAGGTGATGAAGACGAGGCCGAAGAAGGCCTGGAAGCGGCGGCTGAAGACGTCGCTGACGACGACGGTGCCGATGTTCCGGTCCCGACTGCCAAAGGCAAGGCCAAGGCAGCGGTATCGGTCGACGAGTTGCCGAGCGTAGAGGCCAAGAACAAGGAGCGTGATGCGCTCGCCAAGGCCATGGAGGAATTCCTGGCCCGGGGCGGAAAGGTGCAGGAAGTGGAGGCCAACGTGGTCGCTGATCCGCCCAAGAAGCCTGACAACAAGTACGGCAGCCGCCCTATCTGA
- a CDS encoding secondary thiamine-phosphate synthase enzyme YjbQ, which yields MWQQTLITLRARPRGFHLVTDELLAGLPELKACRVGLLHLWLQHTSASLTINENADPAVRRDFERFFNRLIPQGTADYEHNDEGLDDLPAHFKASVLGCQLSLPVTAGRLALGTWQGVYLGEHRDHGGARKVLATLHGEGA from the coding sequence ATGTGGCAGCAGACGTTGATAACCCTGCGGGCAAGGCCCCGGGGCTTTCATCTGGTGACAGACGAGTTGCTCGCCGGCTTGCCTGAACTCAAGGCCTGTCGTGTCGGTCTGTTGCATCTGTGGCTGCAGCATACCTCGGCCTCGTTGACCATCAACGAGAACGCCGATCCGGCGGTACGTCGAGACTTCGAACGATTTTTCAATCGGCTGATCCCACAAGGAACCGCCGACTATGAGCACAACGACGAAGGCCTGGACGACCTCCCGGCGCACTTCAAGGCCAGTGTGCTGGGGTGTCAACTCAGCCTTCCGGTAACGGCGGGGCGGTTGGCATTGGGTACCTGGCAAGGTGTCTATTTGGGCGAACACCGTGATCATGGCGGTGCTCGTAAAGTCCTCGCCACCTTGCACGGTGAAGGGGCATGA
- a CDS encoding DUF484 family protein, which produces MTDKPKVPAPQSDETPSLPDSAAVTAYLEAHPDFFVEHEDLLATMRIPHRRGDTVSLVEHQMKILRERNIEMRHRLSHLMDVARDNDRLFDKTRRLILALMDASTLEDVVMSVEDSLRQDFQVPFVSLILFGDNAMPVGRWVTHADAQTAIGGLLTENKSVSGSLREHELDFLFGEEQRKQIGSTAVVAIAHQGVHGVLAIASRDPQHYKSSVGTLFLSYIAEVTGRVLPRVAGSLRSVR; this is translated from the coding sequence ATGACCGACAAGCCAAAGGTTCCAGCCCCGCAATCCGACGAAACCCCGAGCCTTCCAGACTCAGCGGCGGTGACCGCGTACCTGGAGGCGCATCCGGACTTCTTCGTCGAGCATGAAGACCTGCTTGCCACGATGCGGATCCCCCACCGGCGCGGCGATACCGTGTCGCTGGTCGAGCACCAGATGAAGATCCTGCGTGAGCGCAACATCGAGATGCGCCATCGCCTTTCGCACCTGATGGACGTCGCCCGGGACAACGATCGGCTCTTCGACAAGACCCGGCGGCTGATTCTTGCACTGATGGATGCCAGCACCCTGGAAGACGTGGTGATGAGCGTCGAGGACAGCCTGCGCCAGGATTTCCAGGTGCCCTTCGTCAGCCTGATCCTGTTTGGCGACAACGCCATGCCGGTGGGCCGCTGGGTCACCCACGCCGACGCGCAGACAGCCATCGGCGGCCTGCTCACGGAGAACAAAAGTGTCAGCGGCAGCCTGCGCGAGCACGAGCTGGACTTCCTGTTTGGCGAGGAGCAGCGCAAGCAGATCGGTTCCACTGCAGTCGTGGCCATCGCCCACCAGGGCGTCCACGGCGTATTGGCCATCGCCAGCCGCGATCCGCAGCACTACAAGAGCTCGGTGGGCACGTTGTTCCTGAGCTACATCGCCGAAGTCACCGGTCGGGTGCTGCCACGGGTCGCCGGTTCGCTGCGCTCGGTACGCTGA
- the xerC gene encoding tyrosine recombinase XerC yields MERQLDAYCEHLRSERQVSPHTLSAYRRDLEKVLGWCQKQNIDTWSSLDIQRLRSLVARLHQQGQSSRSLARLLSAVRGLYHYLNREGLCDHDPATGLAPPKGERRLPKTLDTDRALQLLDGAVEDDFMARRDQAILELFYSSGLRLSELTGLNLDQLDLADGMVQVLGKGSKTRLLPIGRKAREALELWLPLRALANPVDDAVFISQQGRRLGPRTIQLRVKATGERELGQNLHPHMLRHSFASHLLESSQDLRAVQELLGHSDIKTTQIYTHLDFQHLATVYDSAHPRAKRIKGDES; encoded by the coding sequence ATGGAACGGCAGTTGGACGCCTACTGCGAACACCTGCGCAGTGAGCGCCAGGTGTCGCCTCACACCTTGTCGGCCTACCGCCGTGACCTGGAAAAAGTGCTCGGCTGGTGCCAGAAGCAGAACATCGACACCTGGTCGAGCCTCGACATCCAGCGCCTGCGCAGCCTCGTCGCCCGCCTGCACCAGCAGGGGCAATCCTCCCGCAGCCTGGCGCGACTTTTGTCGGCGGTGCGGGGCCTGTATCACTACCTGAACCGCGAAGGCCTGTGCGATCACGACCCGGCCACCGGCCTGGCACCGCCCAAAGGCGAACGCCGCCTGCCAAAGACCCTCGACACCGACCGCGCCCTGCAATTGCTGGACGGCGCCGTCGAGGATGACTTCATGGCGCGACGGGACCAGGCGATCCTCGAACTCTTCTACTCCTCCGGCTTGCGGCTTTCCGAGCTGACGGGGCTGAACCTGGATCAACTGGACTTGGCCGACGGCATGGTCCAGGTGCTCGGCAAGGGCAGCAAGACCCGACTGTTGCCTATCGGCCGCAAAGCCCGCGAAGCCTTGGAATTGTGGTTGCCGCTGCGAGCACTGGCCAATCCGGTCGATGACGCGGTGTTCATCAGCCAGCAGGGCCGACGCCTGGGCCCGCGGACCATCCAACTGCGGGTCAAGGCCACCGGCGAACGTGAGCTGGGGCAGAACCTGCACCCGCACATGCTCAGGCATTCCTTCGCCAGCCATCTGCTGGAATCCTCCCAGGACCTGCGCGCCGTCCAGGAGCTGCTCGGCCACTCGGACATCAAGACCACCCAGATCTATACCCACCTGGATTTCCAGCACCTGGCGACGGTCTATGACAGTGCCCACCCCAGGGCCAAACGCATCAAGGGCGACGAATCATGA